In the Deltaproteobacteria bacterium genome, CGCGGCTCACGCCCCCGCCGCTGGTGCGGGTGCCCGCCACGCCCCTGGCGCCGCCGCCCCTGCCGCCGCCGCCGGTGCTGATCGTTCCGCGCTAGAGCAGGACCGCAGCCCAGTCGGCCTCCTTGAAGCCGACGAGGACCACGTCGTCCCCGACGAGCAGCGGCCGCTTGACGAGCATCCCGTCGGCGGCGAGCGAGGCGAGCTGCTCGTCCTCGCTCATCTGCGGCAGCCGCTCCTTGAAGCCGCCGCCCCGGTAGGACTGCCCGGCCACATTGAAGAGCTTCTTCAGGGGCAGCCCCGAGGCCTTCCAGGCCCTCTTCAGGGCGGCCTTCGAGGGTGGGCTCTCCTTCAGGTCGATCGACCTCACGGCGAGGCCGTGCTGGTCGAGCCACTTCAGGGCCTTCTTGCAGGTGCTGCAGCCGTCGTAACAGTAGACCGTGATCATGGACCGGAAGGCTAATCCGGTCCCCGAGCTCATGCACGCCTACGCTGGAGCAAGGTGCGAGCGCCCAGGAGCAGCACCGGCAGCGCCATCGCCACCACCCGGCCGCCCCGGTACCAGAGGGGGCTTGCCTGATCGCGGCCGAGCAGGGTGTCGGGCGAGAGGGGCTCGGCCGGCAGCAAGTAGAGGCCGAAGATGCACAGGCCCACCACCACGAACCAGGCCACGGCCACCGACAAGGCGTGGTCCGTGATCGTGGTGAGGGGGAGGACCGCCACGAGGCCCAGCAGTCCCACGCCCAGCGCCACCCAGGTCGAGGCCTCCGGGGTCGGGTGCCAGTCGAAGAGGTT is a window encoding:
- a CDS encoding arsenate reductase family protein — protein: MITVYCYDGCSTCKKALKWLDQHGLAVRSIDLKESPPSKAALKRAWKASGLPLKKLFNVAGQSYRGGGFKERLPQMSEDEQLASLAADGMLVKRPLLVGDDVVLVGFKEADWAAVLL